Proteins encoded together in one Impatiens glandulifera chromosome 1, dImpGla2.1, whole genome shotgun sequence window:
- the LOC124924114 gene encoding serine/arginine repetitive matrix protein 1-like, translating to MVVKKDGRVQAFAMQIVKIIKFLNVELGEGEPLPSANVLNSEQMSKKTAKAARPKSSRTKSSKGTSSSAPLVKVRNKKIPRGRRFKPRPLRRKREGGRHPQRRAPTNRQTPRKLSPRIIHQKEPQTSFSPLPSTQSIPFQSTLHHQGKPNPRGAKKPSQHRRR from the coding sequence ATGGTGGtaaagaaggatggccgggttcaggcctttgCAATGCAAATAGTGAAGATTAttaagttccttaatgtggaactcggtgaaggtgaaccgcttcCATCCGCCAATGTTCTTAACTCTGAGCAAATGAGCAAGAAAACTGCTAAAGCGGCTAGGCCGAAGTCCTCTAGAACAAAGTCATCAAAAGGAACCAGCTCATCCGCACCGCTGGTGAAAGTTCGAAACAAGAAGATCCCAAGgggaaggcggttcaagccgaGGCCTCTTAGAAGAAAAAGGGAAGGAGGAAGACATCCGCAAAGAAGAGCTCCAACAAACCGGcagactccgagaaaactctctCCTCGGATCATTCACCAAAAAGAACCGCAGACATCTTTCAGCCCACTCCCATCAACACAGTCCATCCCATTCCAGTCGACTCTCCAtcatcaaggcaaaccgaaccctcggggagccaagaaaccaAGTCAACATCGAAGGAGGTAG